Proteins encoded by one window of Camelus dromedarius isolate mCamDro1 chromosome 27, mCamDro1.pat, whole genome shotgun sequence:
- the KANK2 gene encoding KN motif and ankyrin repeat domain-containing protein 2 → MAQVLHVPAPFPGTPGPASPPAFPAKEPDLPYSVETPYGYRLDLDFLKYVDDIEKGHTLRRVAVQRRPRLGSLPRGPGSWWTSTESLCSNASGDSRHSAYSYCGRGFYPQYGALEARAGFNPRVERTLLDARRRLEDQTATPTGLGSLTPSAAGSTSSLVGVGLPPPTPRSSGLSTPVPPSAGHLAHVREQMAGALRKLRQLEEQVKLIPVLQVKLSVLQEEKRQLTVQLKSQKFLGHPTGARGRSELCLDLPETPEDPVALETRSVGTWVRERDLGMPDGEAALAAKVAVLETQLKKALQELQAAQARQADLQPQAWPPPDSPVRVDTVRVVEGPREVEVAASTAAGAPAQRAQSLEPYGTGLRALATSSGAESPPVFRSHEVVETMFPMPTASTSNVHLVKKISITERSCDGVAGLPQAPAESSSSRTESEGPSLAQPEKNTGRVPACDATNREPTRQAASQELESQEAGGVGGAQAGVRSIMKRKEEPADPEGRRRSLQFVGVNGRYESSSEDSSTAENFSDNESTENEAPEPEERVPSVAEAPQLRPKEMAKAKTSQEECQLSREPRHMPTAEGASGSNAEEEIRMELSPDLISACLALEKYLDNPKALSERELKVAYTTVLQEWLRLACRSDAHPELVRRHLVTFRAMSARLLDYVVNIADSNGNTALHYSVSHANFPVVRQLLDSGVCQVDKQNRAGYSPIMLTALATLKTPDDLETVLQLFRLGDVNAKASQAGQTALMLAVSHGRVDVVKALLSCEADVNVQDDDGSTALMCACEHGHKEITGLLLAVPSCDISITDRDGSTALMVALDAGHSEIASMLYSRMNIKCSFAPMSDDESPASSSAEE, encoded by the exons ATGGCCCAAGTCCTGCACGTGCCAGCCCCCTTCCCAG GGacccctggcccagcctccccGCCCGCCTTCCCCGCCAAGGAGCCCGACCTGCCCTACTCCGTGGAGACGCCCTATGGCTACCGCCTGGACCTGGACTTTCTTAAGTACGTGGATGACATTGAGAAGGGCCACACACTACGGCGGGTGGCTGTGCAGCGCCGGCCGCGCCTGGGCTCCCTGCCCCGCGGCCCTGGCTCCTGGTGGACCTCCACTGAGTCCCTGTGCTCCAACGCCAGTGGGGACAGCCGCCACTCAGCCTACTCCTACTGTGGCCGCGGCTTCTACCCACAGTACGGCGCCCTGGAGGCCCGCGCCGGCTTCAACCCTCGCGTGGAGCGCACGCTGCTGGATGCCCGTCGCCGCCTCGAGGACCAGACGGCCACACCCACCGGGCTGGGCTCCCTGACCCCCAGCGCGGCCGGCTCAACGAGCTCATTGGTGGGTGTGGGGCTGCCACCCCCGACTCCGAGAAGCTCGGGACTGTCCACGCCGGTGCCGCCCAGCGCGGGCCACCTGGCCCACGTGCGGGAGCAGATGGCTGGTGCCCTGCGGAAACTGCGGCAGCTGGAGGAGCAGGTGAAGCTGATCCCCGTGCTCCAGGTGAAGCTGTCGGTACTGCAGGAGGAGAAGCGGCAGCTCACGGTGCAGCTCAAGAGCCAGAAATTCCTAGGCCACCCCACAGGGGCCCGGGGCCGAAGCGAGCTCTGCCTGGATCTCCCTGAGACCCCCGAGGACCCGGTGGCCCTCGAGACCCGGAGCGTGGGCACGTGGGTCCGAGAACGGGACTTGGGCATGCCCGATGGGGAGGCAGCCCTTGCCGCTAAGGTTGCCGTGCTGGAGACCCAGCTCAAGAAAGCGCTCCAGGAGCTGCAGGCAGCTCAGGCCCGGCAGGCcgacctccagccccaggcctggccacCACCGGACAGTCCGGTCCGTGTGGACACCGTCCGGGTGGTGGAGGGCCCTCGGGAGGTGGAGGTGGCAGCCAGCACAGCTGCCGGGGCCCCTGCACAGCGAGCCCAAAGTCTGGAGCCCTACGGGACAGGGCTGCGGGCCCTGGCGACTTCCAGTGGGGCTGAGAGCCCCCCTGTATTCCGCAGCCATGAGGTGGTGGAGACAATGTTCCCAATGCCCACTGCATCCACCAGCAACGTCCACCTGGTGAAGAAGATCAGCATCACAGAGCGCAGCTGCGATGGGGTAGCAG GTCTCCCACAGGCTCCTGCAGAGTCGTCCTCCTCACGCACGGAGTCTGAGGGGCCCTCCCTGGCACAGCCCGAGAAGAACACAGGCCGGGTGCCTGCCTGTGATGCCACCAACAGGGAGCCCACCAGGCAAGCAGCCTCTCAGGAGTTGGAGTCACAGGAGGCCGGGGGAGTAG gtggggcccaggcaggcGTGCGGTCCATCATGAAGCGGAAAGAGGAGCCCGCAGACCCCGAGGGCCGGCGGAGGAGCCTCCAGTTCGTGGGGGTCAACGGCAG GTATGAGTCCTCATCTGAGGACTCCAGCACGGCAGAGAACTTCTCGGACAACGAGAGCACAGAGAACGAGGCCCCGGAGCCGGAGGAGAGGGTCCCGAGTGTGGCCGAAGCCCCCCAGCTCAGGCCCAAGGAGATGGCAAAGGCCAAGACCAGCCAGGAGGAGTGCCAGCTGTCCCGGGAGCCTCGGCACATGCCCACAGCTGAGGGGGCGTCAGGATCCAATGCAGAGGAGGAGATCCG GATGGAGCTCAGCCCCGACCTCATCTCAGCCTGCTTGGCCCTGGAGAAGTACCTGGACAACCCCAAAGCCCTCAGCGAGCGGGAGCTG AAAGTGGCCTACACCACGGTGCTGCAGGAGTGGCTGCGCCTGGCCTGCCGCAGCGACGCCCACCCGGAGCTGGTGCGGCGCCACCTGGTCACCTTCCGGGCCATGTCAGCGCGGCTGCTGGACTACGTGGTCAACATCGCCGACAGCAACGGCAACACCGCGCTGCACTACTCCGTGTCCCACGCCAACTTCCCCGTGGTGCGGCAGCTGCTGGACAGCG GCGTCTGCCAGGTGGACAAGCAGAACAGAGCCGGCTACAGCCCCATCATGCTCACCGCCCTGGCCACCCTGAAGACCCCGGATGACCTCGAGACTGTCCTGCAGCTCTTCCGGCTCGGAGACGTCAACGCCAAAGCCAGCCAG GCGGGGCAGACAGCCCTGATGCTGGCAGTCAGCCACGGGCGGGTGGACGTGGTCAAAGCCTTGCTTTCCTGCGAGGCGGACGTCAACGTGCAAGATGATGACGGCTCCACAGCCCTCATGTGCGCCTGCGAGCACGGCCACAAGGAGATCACGGGGCTGCTGCTAGCCGTGCCCAGCTGCGACATCTCCATCACCGACCGT GATGGGAGCACAGCTTTGATGGTGGCCTTGGACGCGGGACACAGTGAAATTGCCTCCATGCTGTATTCCCGCATGAACATCAAGTGCTCG TTTGCCCCGATGTCTGATGATGAGAGCCCTGCGTCATCCTCTGCAGAAGAGTAG